From one Solidesulfovibrio sp. genomic stretch:
- a CDS encoding caspase family protein — translation MRLRVCLLTVLLILIALRHAAAGTPPAEPILRIETGMHTALIKRIAVDGLGRYLATASDDKTCRVWDIKTGEQLRVLRPPIGHDYEGRLYSVAMSPDGRYVFCAGWTGYGWDKTHSVYIFERESGRLVKRLPGLPSVVNHLAVSHDGDYLAAAMGEEGVRVWRLSDLSLVGGDKDYGGEAYGAVFDGKGHLATACYDGAVRLYKVSDTGLSLLAKARVQGGTRPFSLAFSPDGAQLAVGFTDTPVVTVLDGETLSLLGAPNLAGVDNGNMATVAFAADGSLLAAGRWVTDRGCPVRKFKPADFVEYKDLDTGKAAVVTLCPLPDGGIAYGTVAPRWGVLRPDGSFGMTRSPAIRDYRTSAKNFLIDRTGETIAYAATPKKGFSRFALPGRDLRLIDAPTPDLAAPRTTAPGLTVTGYDGGRAPLLNGQPLKMKDFETAFSLAIAPDNRRLVLGTSWNVRAYGADGQPLWQTPAPDTVWAVNVSGDGRLVAAAMGDGSIRWYRMEDGREILSYFPNADGRRWVLWTPAGYYDASSGGEDMIGWNVNNGPEHAADFFPASRFRDAFHRPDVVDLALRTLDEDRALAAANAARGGDVRSPSVLTARPPVVEILSPAPGDAFTSPDMTVKFAVRSPGGEDVTAVRLLVDGARVAEDHPAVAGRGFEPSVLQSKVTLPQRDVVLSVAADNRNGPSAPATVRLKWAGKAAAPAAPASRLYVLAIGAGDYADKSLSLQFPAKDARDFAEAMATQKGRLYGDVTIRVLTDGAATKEAILEGLDWIERQTTQHDVAMIFLAGHGVNDKNGDYYFLPTSVDLEKLRATGLPFLEIQKTIRNIAGKTLFFVDSCHSGSIMGAGRRGMGDLNGVINELASAGNGAVVFAASTGRQYSLEKPEWQNGAFTKALVEGVKGRADTRQTGRVTFKMLDLYISERVKELTHGEQTPTTGVPGTVEDFPVVAY, via the coding sequence ATGCGCCTTCGCGTCTGCCTGCTGACTGTTCTGCTGATCCTCATAGCCCTGCGCCACGCCGCCGCCGGCACGCCTCCGGCCGAACCGATCCTGCGCATCGAAACCGGCATGCACACGGCGCTTATCAAACGCATCGCCGTGGATGGCCTGGGCCGCTACCTGGCCACGGCCTCCGACGACAAGACCTGCCGCGTCTGGGACATCAAGACCGGCGAACAACTGCGCGTCCTGCGCCCGCCCATCGGCCACGACTACGAAGGGCGGCTGTACAGCGTGGCCATGAGCCCCGACGGCCGCTACGTCTTTTGCGCCGGCTGGACCGGCTACGGCTGGGACAAGACCCACAGCGTCTATATCTTCGAGCGCGAATCCGGGCGGCTGGTCAAGCGCCTGCCCGGCCTGCCGAGCGTGGTCAACCATCTGGCCGTCTCCCACGACGGCGACTATCTGGCCGCGGCCATGGGCGAGGAGGGCGTGCGTGTCTGGCGCCTGTCCGACCTGTCCCTGGTCGGCGGCGACAAGGACTACGGCGGCGAAGCCTACGGTGCGGTCTTCGACGGCAAGGGGCACCTGGCCACCGCCTGCTACGACGGCGCCGTGCGCCTGTACAAGGTCAGCGACACGGGCCTGTCGCTGCTGGCCAAGGCCCGGGTCCAGGGCGGTACGCGGCCGTTTTCCCTGGCCTTTTCCCCGGATGGCGCCCAGCTCGCCGTGGGCTTCACCGACACCCCGGTGGTCACGGTCCTCGACGGCGAGACGCTCTCGCTGCTTGGCGCGCCCAACCTCGCGGGCGTGGACAACGGCAACATGGCAACGGTCGCCTTCGCCGCCGACGGATCGCTTCTGGCCGCCGGCCGCTGGGTCACGGACCGGGGCTGCCCGGTGCGCAAGTTCAAGCCGGCCGATTTCGTGGAATACAAGGACCTGGATACCGGCAAGGCCGCCGTGGTCACCCTGTGCCCGCTGCCCGACGGCGGCATCGCCTACGGCACGGTCGCTCCGCGCTGGGGCGTGCTGCGTCCGGACGGCTCCTTCGGCATGACCCGCTCCCCGGCCATCCGCGACTACCGCACTTCGGCCAAAAACTTCCTTATCGACCGCACCGGCGAGACCATCGCCTACGCCGCCACGCCCAAAAAGGGCTTCTCCCGCTTCGCCCTGCCCGGCCGCGACCTGCGCCTCATCGACGCGCCCACGCCCGACCTGGCCGCGCCGCGCACCACGGCGCCGGGCCTGACCGTCACCGGCTACGACGGCGGCCGCGCGCCGCTGCTCAATGGCCAGCCGCTCAAGATGAAGGACTTCGAAACGGCCTTTTCCCTGGCCATCGCCCCGGACAACCGGCGGCTGGTGCTCGGCACCTCCTGGAACGTCCGGGCCTACGGCGCCGACGGCCAACCCCTGTGGCAGACCCCGGCCCCGGATACCGTCTGGGCCGTCAATGTCAGCGGTGACGGCCGGCTCGTGGCCGCGGCCATGGGCGACGGCTCCATCCGCTGGTACCGCATGGAGGACGGCCGGGAGATCCTGTCCTATTTCCCCAACGCCGACGGCCGGCGCTGGGTGCTGTGGACCCCGGCCGGCTACTACGACGCCTCCTCCGGCGGCGAGGACATGATCGGCTGGAACGTCAACAACGGCCCGGAACACGCCGCCGACTTCTTCCCGGCCTCGCGCTTTCGCGACGCCTTCCACCGGCCGGACGTGGTCGACCTGGCCTTGCGCACCCTGGACGAGGACCGGGCCCTGGCCGCGGCCAACGCCGCCCGGGGCGGCGACGTGCGCTCGCCCTCGGTGCTCACGGCCCGCCCGCCCGTGGTCGAGATCCTGTCCCCGGCCCCGGGCGACGCCTTCACCTCGCCCGACATGACCGTCAAGTTCGCCGTGCGCAGCCCCGGCGGCGAGGACGTCACCGCCGTGCGCCTTTTAGTCGACGGCGCCCGCGTGGCCGAGGACCATCCGGCCGTCGCCGGACGCGGCTTCGAGCCGAGCGTGCTGCAATCGAAAGTGACCCTGCCCCAGCGCGACGTGGTCCTGTCCGTGGCCGCGGACAACCGGAACGGCCCCTCGGCCCCGGCCACGGTCAGGCTCAAGTGGGCCGGCAAGGCCGCCGCTCCGGCCGCCCCGGCCTCCAGGCTCTACGTGCTGGCCATCGGCGCCGGTGACTACGCCGACAAGTCCCTGTCCCTGCAGTTCCCGGCCAAGGACGCCCGGGATTTCGCCGAGGCCATGGCCACCCAGAAAGGCCGGCTCTACGGCGACGTCACCATCCGCGTGCTCACCGACGGCGCGGCCACCAAGGAAGCCATCCTCGAAGGCCTCGACTGGATCGAGCGCCAGACCACCCAGCACGACGTGGCCATGATTTTCCTGGCCGGCCACGGCGTCAACGACAAGAACGGCGACTACTACTTCCTGCCCACCTCCGTGGACCTGGAAAAACTGCGTGCCACCGGCCTGCCCTTCCTGGAAATCCAGAAGACCATCCGCAACATCGCCGGCAAGACGCTTTTCTTCGTCGACAGCTGCCACAGCGGCTCCATCATGGGCGCGGGCCGGCGCGGCATGGGCGACCTCAACGGCGTCATCAACGAACTGGCCAGCGCCGGCAACGGCGCCGTGGTCTTCGCCGCCTCCACCGGCCGGCAATACTCGCTGGAAAAGCCGGAATGGCAAAACGGCGCCTTCACCAAGGCCCTGGTGGAAGGCGTCAAGGGCCGGGCCGATACGCGCCAGACCGGCCGCGTCACCTTCAAGATGCTCGACCTGTACATCTCCGAGCGCGTCAAGGAACTCACCCACGGCGAGCAAACGCCCACCACCGGCGTCCCCGGCACCGTGGAAGACTTCCCCGTGGTGGCGTACTAG